One stretch of Gadus chalcogrammus isolate NIFS_2021 chromosome 14, NIFS_Gcha_1.0, whole genome shotgun sequence DNA includes these proteins:
- the LOC130403924 gene encoding PHD and RING finger domain-containing protein 1-like, with the protein MAEEVSSGPGPGPGAVDSNPAQNTCPVCLSPFSGQSVATLENCQHAFCLPCILEWSKIANSCPVDRIAFEVVYQRSSLGGPIQKEIRVQRRRPDDDEGDGSERVAVNCEACGRSDRSHLLLVCTRCDSGYHVNCLTPQVSRPPGAGWSCPDCAALSPPNSASAKRKCLSGATEDEQVSDEELTELLSEAAGGQLTPSRLRPSTLGQPGRSTPPRIRHSQRIQNASGADARPAPPPFLHVPKYLMRATQPAESETSAAPNDGQEGDTTELNVPLACLSNCNA; encoded by the exons ATGGCTGAAGAGGTCTCATCTGGACCTGGACCCGGACCCGGGGCAGTGGATTCTAACCCTGCACAGAACACGTGTCCGGTGTGCCTGAGCCCCTTCAGCGGACAGAGTGTGGCCACGCTAGAGAACTGCCAGCACGCATTCTGCCTGCCGTGTATTCTAGAATGGTCCAAG ATTGCGAACTCCTGTCCAGTGGATCGGATCGCCTTTGAGGTCGTCTACCAGAGATCAAGTCTTGGAGGACCAATTCAaaaagag ATACGGGTGCAGAGACGAAGGCCCGACGATGACGAGGGGGatgggagtgagagggtggCTGTGAACTGTGAGGCGTGCGGCCGGAGTGACCGTAGCCACCTACTACTAGTGTGCACACGCTGTGATTCAGG GTACCACGTGAACTGCCTGACTCCTCAAGTGTCCCGGCCCCCTGGAGCTGGGTGGAGCTGCCCAGACTGTGCAGCCCTCAGTCCCCCCAACTCAG cgtctgctaaacgtaAATGTCTGTCCGGCGCGACAGAGGACGAGCAGGTGAGCGACGAGGAGCTGACGGAGCTGCTGTCGGAGGCGGCGGGCGGCCAGCTGACCCCCAGCCGTCTCAGGCCCTCCACCCTCGGCCAGCCCGGCCGCTCCACGCCCCCACGCATCCGTCACAGCCAGAGGATCCAGAATGCATCTGGGGCCGACGCCAGGCCAGCACCGCCACCCTTCCTG CATGTACCGAAATACCTGATGAGAGCAACGCAACCGGCTGAGTCTGAGACCAGCGCTGCACCCAATGATGGGCAGGAAGGAGACACAACAGAGTTGAATGTACCGCTGGCCTGCCTGTCAAATTGTAATGCTTAA